One window from the genome of Bufo bufo chromosome 4, aBufBuf1.1, whole genome shotgun sequence encodes:
- the LOC120998352 gene encoding gastrula zinc finger protein XlCGF26.1-like, which translates to MLSLDYKEDEDTMQRSSGENLFTCNVPEPYSAALSYNPTNHEEPSPDRSQIVTTSARQKGGKKFQSDKCGKQFPKILNLIGHTRIHTGEKPYSCSVCGKCYTNKSVLVQHERIHTGQKPYSCLDCGKCFTHKVQLVRHHIIHTGEKPYSCSECGKCFTDKSDLIRHERSHTGEKRYSCSECGKCFTNRSDLVQHERIHTGEKPYSCSECGKFFSNKSYLVKHQRIHTGEKPFSCLQCEKCFTHKVQLVRHHIIHTGEKPYSCLECGKRFTDKADVIRHGRSHTGEKAYSCSQCEKCFMHRSDLVQHERIHTGEKPYSCSECGKCFSNKSYLVKHHRIHTGEQPYSCSECGKCFTHKSQLVRHHPVHTGEKPYSCSECGKCFTNKSYLIRHGQSHIGEKAYSCSECGKCFTSKSGLVIHLRIHTGEKPYSCSVCRRNFTTKSPLVKHERIHKRENTF; encoded by the coding sequence ATGTTATCGCTAGACTATAAAGAAGATGAAGATACCatgcagcgctcttcaggagaaaacctctTTACCTGTAATGTACCAGAACCTTACAGTGCAGCTCTGTCATATAATCCTACTAACcatgaggaaccttctcctgaccgATCACAGATTGTTACCACAAGTGCCAGGCAGAAAGGGGGTAAAAAGTTTCAGAGCGATAAATGTGGAAAACAGTTTCCAAAAATCTTAAATCTTATTGGACACACAAGAATTCACactggagagaagccgtattcatgttcagtatGTGGTAAGTGTTATACAAATAAATCAGTTCTTGTacaacatgagagaattcacacaggacagaagccgtattcatgtttagattgtgggaaatgctttacacaCAAAGTACAACTTGTTAGACATCAtataattcacacaggagagaagccgtattcatgttcagaatgtgggaaatgctttacagataaatcagatcttattagacatgagagaagtcacacaggagagaagcgatattcatgttcagaatgtgggaaatgttttacaaatagaTCGGATCTTGTACAACATGAAAgaattcatacaggagagaagccatattcgtgttcagaatgtgggaaattctTTTCAaataaatcatatcttgttaaacatcagagaattcacacaggggagaagccattttcatgtttacaGTGTGAGAAATGCTTTACACACAAAGTACAACTTGTTAGACATCAtataattcacacaggagagaagccatattcatgtttagaatgtgggaaacgctTTACAGATAAAGCAGATGTTATTAGACAtgggagaagtcacacaggagagaaggcttattcatgttcacaatgtgagaaatgtttcatGCATAGATCAGATCTTGTacaacatgagagaattcacacaggagagaagccgtattcctgttcagaatgtgggaaatgcttttcaaataaatcatatcttgttaaacatcatagaattcacacaggggagcagccatattcatgttcagaatgtgggaaatgctttacacaCAAATCACAACTTGTTAGACATCACCcagttcacacaggagaaaagccgtattcatgttcagaatgtgggaaatgttttacaaataaatcatATCTTATTAGACATGGGCAAAGTCACATAGGAGAGAAGgcttattcatgttcagaatgtgggaaatgctttacaagTAAATCAGGTCTTGTTATTCActtgagaattcacacaggagagaagccgtattcatgttcagtatGTAGGAGAAATTTCACAACTAAATCACCTCTTGtaaaacatgagagaattcacaaaaGAGAGAATACATTTTGA